A window of the Deinococcus malanensis genome harbors these coding sequences:
- the crtI gene encoding phytoene desaturase family protein — protein MPLPPELTRRKVAVIIGAGIGGLSLGIRLQSLGFDTTLLERLDGPGGRGYQKRTPDGYVFDMGPTVITVPHFIEELFTLERDRSALDDEDFPPAVREATRVTSGESGGPRTRDYVKLVPILPFYRIMFDDGTFFDYDGDPEGTRRQIAALAPEDLEGYGHFHRDAQAIFERGFLELGYTHFGDVPTMLSAVPDLLRLDAVRTLFSFTSKYFRSDKMRQVFSFETLLVGGNPLSVPAIYAMIHFVEKTWGVHYAMGGTGALVQGMVRKFEELGGTVRYSAGVEEILVTDVWGQPVRAPLGHRRARGVRLENGESIPADLVVSNGDWANTYLRRVPRAARLVNSDLRVRAARQSMSLLVIYFGFRDDGRPLGLRHHNILLGPRYEALLREIFGQKVLGADFSQYLHVPTLTDPGLAPEGHHAAYTLVPVPHNGNGVDWKVQGPLLVDRVLDYLEERGVIPGLRSRLTHLEYVTPDYFETTLDSYLGNAFGPEPVLAQSAFFRPHNRSEDVSNLYLVGAGAQPGAGTPSVMMSAKMTARLIAEDFGVTAEMTN, from the coding sequence ATGCCTCTTCCTCCAGAACTCACGCGGCGCAAGGTCGCCGTGATTATCGGCGCGGGCATTGGCGGGCTGAGCCTGGGCATCCGGCTCCAGAGCCTGGGTTTCGATACGACCCTTCTCGAACGTCTGGACGGCCCGGGGGGTCGGGGGTACCAGAAGCGCACGCCCGACGGTTATGTGTTCGACATGGGGCCGACCGTCATCACGGTGCCGCACTTTATCGAGGAACTGTTTACGCTGGAGCGGGACCGAAGCGCACTGGACGACGAGGATTTCCCGCCGGCGGTGCGCGAGGCCACCCGCGTCACCAGCGGTGAAAGCGGCGGGCCCCGTACCCGGGACTACGTGAAACTGGTGCCGATCCTGCCGTTTTACCGGATCATGTTCGATGACGGCACCTTCTTCGATTATGACGGTGACCCCGAGGGCACCCGCCGGCAGATTGCGGCGCTGGCCCCGGAGGACCTGGAAGGCTACGGGCACTTTCACCGCGACGCCCAGGCCATCTTCGAGCGCGGATTCCTGGAACTGGGCTACACGCATTTCGGTGACGTTCCCACCATGCTGAGCGCCGTGCCGGATCTGCTGCGCCTGGACGCGGTGCGCACGCTGTTTTCGTTCACGTCGAAGTACTTCCGCTCCGACAAGATGAGGCAGGTGTTCTCGTTCGAGACGCTTCTGGTGGGCGGCAACCCGCTGAGCGTCCCGGCGATCTACGCCATGATTCACTTTGTCGAGAAAACCTGGGGCGTCCACTACGCGATGGGAGGCACTGGCGCCCTGGTGCAGGGCATGGTCCGCAAGTTCGAGGAGTTGGGTGGAACGGTCCGCTACAGCGCCGGGGTCGAGGAGATCCTAGTCACCGACGTGTGGGGCCAGCCGGTACGGGCGCCACTGGGACACCGCCGGGCGCGCGGAGTCCGCCTGGAGAACGGTGAGAGCATTCCGGCCGACCTGGTGGTCAGCAATGGCGACTGGGCCAACACCTACCTCCGCCGCGTTCCGCGTGCGGCGCGACTGGTGAACTCGGACCTGAGGGTACGCGCCGCCCGTCAGAGCATGAGCCTGCTGGTCATCTACTTCGGCTTCCGGGATGATGGCCGGCCGCTTGGGCTGCGTCACCACAACATTCTGCTGGGGCCACGCTATGAGGCGCTGCTGCGCGAGATTTTCGGGCAGAAGGTGCTGGGCGCGGATTTCAGCCAGTACCTGCACGTGCCGACCCTGACCGACCCGGGTCTGGCTCCGGAAGGCCACCACGCGGCATACACGCTGGTCCCGGTTCCGCACAATGGCAACGGCGTGGACTGGAAGGTTCAGGGGCCCCTGCTGGTGGACCGTGTCCTGGACTACCTGGAGGAGCGCGGGGTCATCCCCGGGCTGCGCTCACGGCTGACGCATCTGGAGTACGTCACGCCGGACTATTTCGAGACGACGCTCGACAGCTATCTGGGCAACGCCTTCGGGCCGGAACCGGTCCTGGCGCAGAGTGCCTTCTTCCGCCCGCACAACCGCAGTGAGGACGTGAGCAACCTGTACCTGGTGGGGGCCGGGGCGCAGCCAGGCGCCGGAACGCCCAGCGTGATGATGTCAGCCAAGATGACTGCGCGCCTGATTGCCGAGGACTTCGGCGTCACGGCCGAAATGACAAACTAA
- a CDS encoding class I SAM-dependent methyltransferase: protein MSTNALTLAQRSNFLPVTPLGYPWWRERSLTLLAGEFFGLDREARLFRALAGPRAGQRWLDAGTSTGFYAGVLAGCGCQVDAADLSAGMLRQAARRHPSPLISWRQVNLERSGWEADTYDGITVGATLNETACPALFLAEINRLLRPGGGLWLMYVTHAPGPAQTAFGHLGGLHFPDLAWISRHLPGLTLEHATQSGVVQFALWRRSS from the coding sequence ATGAGTACAAACGCCCTGACCCTGGCACAGCGAAGCAACTTTCTGCCCGTCACTCCTCTCGGATATCCCTGGTGGCGGGAGAGGTCCCTGACCCTGCTGGCAGGAGAGTTCTTCGGGCTGGACCGTGAAGCCCGGCTGTTCAGGGCGCTCGCCGGCCCCCGAGCGGGGCAGCGCTGGCTGGACGCCGGAACCAGTACCGGCTTTTACGCCGGTGTCCTTGCAGGGTGCGGCTGCCAGGTTGACGCGGCCGACCTCAGCGCCGGAATGTTGCGGCAGGCGGCACGACGCCACCCGTCCCCGCTGATTTCCTGGCGTCAGGTCAACCTGGAGCGGTCTGGCTGGGAAGCTGACACCTACGACGGCATCACCGTCGGAGCGACACTCAACGAGACCGCCTGTCCGGCCCTGTTTCTGGCAGAAATAAACCGTCTGCTGCGTCCTGGCGGCGGTCTGTGGCTGATGTACGTGACCCACGCGCCGGGTCCAGCGCAGACGGCTTTTGGTCACCTCGGCGGTCTGCACTTTCCTGACCTGGCCTGGATTTCGCGTCACCTTCCGGGCCTGACGCTGGAGCACGCCACGCAGTCTGGTGTGGTCCAGTTTGCCCTCTGGCGCAGGTCATCATAA
- a CDS encoding biliverdin-producing heme oxygenase yields the protein MIMSRLKHSTLAQHLEVEALMPVLHPGLTLPAYAGLLTQIYAAVQPLEAGLQALTLPEPFELPARLKTPLLVSDLQAVSGATPAPRPPLRPQGVPEALGVLYVLEGATLGGQVIGRHLNSALGLTPETGAAYFHAYGARTGTMWKAFTQAMNREVPIEAEERVIGGAQTAFEAFRRVLAGTPA from the coding sequence ATGATCATGTCGCGCCTCAAACACAGCACTCTGGCGCAGCACCTGGAGGTCGAAGCTCTGATGCCTGTGTTGCACCCGGGCCTGACTCTGCCTGCGTACGCCGGGCTGCTGACGCAAATTTACGCAGCTGTCCAGCCGCTGGAAGCCGGACTGCAGGCGCTGACGCTGCCTGAACCGTTCGAACTGCCCGCGAGGCTCAAAACACCCCTGCTGGTCAGTGACCTGCAGGCGGTCTCGGGCGCCACGCCGGCTCCACGGCCGCCTCTGCGGCCACAGGGTGTGCCCGAGGCCCTCGGCGTGCTGTATGTGCTTGAGGGGGCCACGCTGGGCGGGCAGGTCATCGGACGGCACCTGAACAGCGCGCTGGGCCTGACCCCCGAAACCGGAGCGGCATATTTCCATGCCTACGGCGCCCGCACCGGAACCATGTGGAAGGCGTTTACGCAGGCCATGAACCGTGAAGTGCCGATTGAAGCAGAGGAACGTGTGATCGGTGGTGCCCAGACGGCCTTCGAGGCCTTCCGGCGGGTACTTGCGGGAACGCCGGCATGA
- a CDS encoding glycosyltransferase, whose product MRTLIRALPWAVLTLKVGVALVNVATFPRLRPSGVSVRAARRVSVLIPARNEALTLQETLGGVLCQGALEVLVLDDESQDQTGEVARSRGAQVLAGQPLPPRWNGKTWACHQLAQAARGEFLLFTDADVSWSPGALDALLTELERTGADLLSVFPRQANVTGGERLLTPLVDHVLLTLLPAPLLRLRHRQASAANGQVMLFRRGIYARLGGHAAVHDHLLEDVALSQLVKAAGGRVSVALGRDLIRVRMYRSYPDSVRGFGKNVLTVHGGSRLALSLSWVLNLITYTLPLLRGRPGPVVLAGLEGLLVRVLTGRTRPADLAEIVLAPVLPLAALPVYLRALRRNVEWKGRYYSQDRP is encoded by the coding sequence ATGAGGACCCTGATACGCGCCCTGCCCTGGGCCGTGCTGACCCTGAAAGTCGGCGTGGCTCTGGTCAACGTGGCGACGTTTCCCCGGCTGCGGCCCTCCGGGGTCAGTGTGCGTGCTGCGCGGCGTGTGTCGGTGCTGATCCCGGCCCGTAACGAGGCGCTCACCCTTCAGGAAACACTGGGCGGCGTGCTGTGTCAGGGAGCGCTTGAAGTTCTGGTGCTGGACGACGAGAGCCAGGACCAGACGGGCGAGGTGGCCCGCAGCCGGGGGGCGCAGGTTCTGGCGGGTCAGCCGCTGCCGCCGCGCTGGAATGGCAAGACCTGGGCCTGTCATCAGCTGGCTCAGGCGGCCCGGGGAGAATTCCTTCTGTTTACCGATGCGGACGTGTCCTGGTCGCCCGGGGCACTGGACGCCCTGCTGACCGAACTGGAGCGCACCGGAGCCGACCTGCTGAGTGTCTTTCCCCGGCAGGCCAACGTCACGGGCGGGGAACGGCTGCTGACCCCACTGGTGGACCACGTGCTGCTGACACTTCTGCCCGCGCCGCTGCTGCGGCTCCGGCACCGGCAGGCCAGCGCGGCCAACGGTCAGGTCATGCTGTTCCGGCGCGGAATCTATGCCCGGCTCGGTGGGCACGCGGCGGTGCACGACCACCTGCTGGAGGACGTCGCGCTGTCGCAGCTCGTCAAGGCCGCCGGCGGCCGGGTATCGGTGGCGCTGGGCCGCGACCTGATCCGCGTGCGGATGTACCGCTCGTATCCGGATTCGGTGCGTGGCTTTGGCAAGAATGTGCTGACGGTCCACGGGGGGTCCCGGCTGGCGCTCAGCCTGTCCTGGGTCCTGAACCTGATCACCTATACGCTGCCCCTGCTGAGGGGACGTCCGGGCCCGGTGGTGCTGGCGGGGCTGGAAGGTCTGCTGGTCAGGGTCCTGACCGGCCGCACCCGACCGGCCGACCTCGCGGAAATAGTGCTGGCCCCGGTGCTGCCCCTGGCGGCCCTGCCGGTGTACCTGCGCGCCCTGCGCCGGAATGTGGAATGGAAGGGGCGTTACTATTCACAGGACCGACCATGA
- a CDS encoding phytoene desaturase family protein, producing MNVVVIGAGFAGLAAALRLSRAGAKVTVLDRLDRAGGKAALGYEDFSSGPTVVTMPQVFRALYDRLGWAPPALDPARPVTLYHAPDGRTFGPEAPVVPGALDRTQAQLTAAEARDYHRLLTLARELYEAAASTFLFAPPPGLAGLARYAARHGRHAAPLTSLHRLVDSGPFLTPFWLRFATYLGADPYRAPAVLHNISWVELGGGVWHLDGGLLQLAARMYVEARARGVEFEHATEVRTLHTRGAQVVAAHTSRGVFTADAWVSAADHHLTAGWLGRRGGATRLGVSGFALQLRLTGDHGQGHHVFWPQDYRQEWHDIRRGQLPQKPTLYLHLDGQRAFLLVNAPPQPDLGAHSALYAELLLRQLQARFPLPVQELRALSPADYARTARGGALYGRAPHGLLGSLRPGWRVPGISNLAQAGGTVFPGGGVPLSVLSGWNASGQLLGLPYDPLGGPDFG from the coding sequence ATGAATGTCGTGGTAATCGGGGCGGGTTTTGCCGGGCTGGCGGCGGCGCTGCGGCTGTCGCGTGCCGGCGCGAAGGTCACCGTCCTTGACCGACTGGACCGCGCCGGGGGTAAGGCCGCGCTGGGGTACGAGGACTTTTCTAGCGGTCCCACGGTGGTCACCATGCCCCAGGTGTTCCGGGCCCTGTATGACCGTCTCGGGTGGGCCCCCCCGGCGCTGGACCCCGCCCGGCCGGTGACCCTCTACCACGCGCCGGACGGCCGGACCTTCGGCCCCGAAGCGCCAGTCGTGCCCGGCGCGCTGGACCGCACTCAGGCTCAGCTGACCGCAGCAGAGGCCCGGGACTACCACCGCCTGCTGACCCTCGCCCGCGAGCTGTACGAGGCGGCGGCTTCCACCTTTCTCTTTGCGCCGCCTCCGGGGCTGGCGGGACTGGCGCGGTACGCGGCGCGTCATGGCCGGCACGCCGCGCCGCTGACCTCCCTGCACCGTCTGGTGGACAGCGGTCCTTTCCTGACCCCCTTCTGGCTGCGCTTTGCCACCTACCTGGGCGCCGATCCCTACCGGGCCCCGGCCGTGCTGCACAACATTTCCTGGGTCGAACTGGGAGGCGGCGTGTGGCATCTGGATGGCGGCCTGCTACAGCTCGCGGCCCGGATGTACGTAGAAGCCCGGGCCAGGGGCGTCGAATTTGAGCACGCTACCGAGGTTCGTACGCTCCACACCCGGGGCGCTCAGGTGGTGGCGGCACACACCTCGCGGGGGGTCTTTACGGCCGACGCCTGGGTCAGCGCAGCAGACCACCACCTGACCGCTGGGTGGCTGGGCAGACGCGGTGGCGCCACTCGTCTGGGGGTCAGCGGATTCGCCCTGCAACTGCGGCTGACCGGGGATCACGGCCAGGGCCACCATGTCTTCTGGCCCCAGGATTACCGTCAGGAATGGCACGACATCCGACGGGGCCAACTTCCACAGAAGCCCACCCTGTACCTGCACCTGGATGGACAGCGGGCCTTCCTGCTGGTCAATGCGCCACCGCAGCCTGACCTTGGCGCGCACTCAGCACTGTACGCGGAGCTGTTGCTGCGCCAGCTTCAGGCGCGTTTCCCGTTGCCGGTCCAGGAGTTGCGGGCCCTGTCGCCAGCCGACTATGCCCGGACCGCCCGTGGCGGGGCCCTGTATGGGCGCGCGCCTCACGGCCTCCTGGGCAGCCTGCGTCCGGGCTGGCGCGTGCCGGGAATAAGCAACCTGGCGCAGGCCGGGGGCACGGTGTTTCCTGGTGGAGGCGTGCCCCTGTCGGTGCTGTCCGGCTGGAACGCCTCAGGTCAGTTGCTGGGTCTGCCATATGACCCGCTGGGCGGCCCGGACTTCGGGTAG
- a CDS encoding phytoene/squalene synthase family protein: MPQLNLPDSPPLAALRWCQSVTRVHSQTFYLGSLLYPRRQRLAVWAVYAACRVGDDIVDEQTGEDARQQLDRWWAQVQAAFRGDPGNNAMQSALAWATREFRIPLSAFAELYEGFCMDLTGEVYQGLGDLALYCRRVAGVVGFMVAPIGGYRGGAQTLEQALMLGQAMQLTNILRDVGEDLARGRVYLPADLLGRHGVTLADLHAGEVTPEYRRLIRELCGLAREWYSWGREGIPALEGRARVGVAAAARAYEGILDDLELHGYDNFTRRAHVPGRQKLRLLWQECRVHAPAPSVCPVSWAEQQYLRLKGLRG; encoded by the coding sequence ATGCCTCAGCTCAACCTGCCTGACTCACCTCCGCTGGCCGCGCTGCGCTGGTGCCAGTCGGTGACCCGTGTGCACAGCCAGACCTTTTACCTGGGCTCGCTGCTTTACCCCCGACGGCAACGGCTGGCGGTATGGGCTGTGTACGCAGCCTGCCGGGTGGGTGATGACATCGTGGACGAGCAGACCGGTGAAGACGCCCGGCAGCAGCTTGACCGCTGGTGGGCCCAGGTCCAGGCAGCCTTCCGCGGCGATCCTGGGAACAACGCCATGCAGAGCGCGCTCGCGTGGGCCACGCGGGAATTCCGTATTCCGCTGAGCGCCTTCGCCGAACTGTACGAGGGATTCTGCATGGATCTCACGGGGGAGGTCTATCAGGGGCTCGGCGACCTGGCCCTGTACTGCCGGCGGGTGGCCGGCGTCGTGGGATTTATGGTTGCCCCAATCGGGGGCTACCGGGGCGGAGCACAGACGCTGGAACAGGCGCTGATGCTGGGTCAGGCCATGCAGCTGACCAACATCCTGCGGGATGTGGGCGAGGATCTGGCGCGCGGGCGGGTCTACCTGCCGGCCGACCTGCTGGGCCGGCACGGCGTCACGCTGGCCGACCTGCACGCTGGCGAGGTCACGCCGGAATACCGCCGGCTGATTCGCGAACTGTGCGGACTCGCGCGCGAGTGGTATTCATGGGGCCGCGAGGGCATCCCTGCGCTGGAAGGCCGGGCCCGCGTGGGGGTGGCCGCTGCAGCCCGGGCCTACGAAGGGATCCTGGACGACCTGGAGCTGCACGGCTACGACAACTTCACCCGCCGGGCGCATGTGCCGGGCCGCCAGAAACTGCGGCTGCTGTGGCAGGAATGCCGCGTGCACGCCCCTGCGCCTTCGGTGTGCCCGGTCAGCTGGGCCGAACAGCAGTACCTGCGGCTCAAGGGCCTGCGCGGCTGA